One Sulfolobus sp. S-194 DNA segment encodes these proteins:
- the thsB gene encoding thermosome subunit beta, with protein sequence MSTTATVATTPEGIPVIILKEGSSRTYGKEALRINIAAVKAVEEALKSTYGPRGMDKMLVDSLGDITITNDGATILDKMDLQHPAAKLLVQIAKGQDEETADGTKTAVILAGELAKKAEDLLYKEIHPTIIVSGYKKAEEQALRTIEEIAQKVSVNDMDVLKKVAMTSLNSKAVAGAREYLADIVAKAVAQVAELRGDKWYVDLDNVQIVKKHGGSVNDTQIIYGIVVDKEVVHPGMPKRVENAKIALLDASLEVEKPELDAEIRINDPTQMKKFLEEEENILKEKVDKIAATGANVVICQKGIDEVAQHYLAKKGILAVRRAKKSDLEKLARATGGRVISNIDELTSQDLGYAALVEERKVGEDKMVFVEGAKNPKSVSILIRGGLERVVDETERALRDALGTVADVIRDGRAVAGGGAVELEIAKRLRKYAPQIGGKEQLAIEAYASALENLVMILIENGGYDPIDLLVKLRSAHENEANKWYGINVFTGQVEDMWKLGVIEPAVVKMNAIKAATEAATLILRIDDLIAAGKKSESKGGESKSEEKKEED encoded by the coding sequence ATGTCAACCACAGCTACAGTTGCAACTACACCCGAAGGTATACCTGTAATTATTTTAAAAGAAGGATCAAGTAGAACATATGGAAAAGAAGCATTAAGAATAAACATAGCTGCTGTAAAAGCTGTAGAAGAAGCTCTAAAAAGCACTTATGGACCTAGAGGAATGGATAAAATGTTAGTTGATAGTTTGGGTGATATTACTATTACGAATGATGGTGCTACAATCCTTGACAAAATGGACTTACAACATCCAGCAGCTAAATTATTAGTACAAATAGCCAAAGGACAAGATGAAGAGACAGCTGATGGTACTAAAACTGCTGTAATTCTAGCTGGAGAATTAGCTAAAAAGGCAGAAGATCTCTTATATAAGGAGATTCATCCCACAATAATTGTTAGTGGATATAAGAAGGCAGAAGAGCAAGCATTAAGAACAATAGAAGAAATTGCTCAGAAAGTATCTGTTAATGATATGGATGTATTAAAGAAAGTTGCTATGACCTCACTAAATAGTAAAGCAGTAGCAGGAGCAAGGGAATACCTTGCAGATATAGTCGCAAAAGCAGTAGCGCAAGTAGCTGAATTAAGGGGTGATAAGTGGTACGTTGATCTAGATAATGTACAAATAGTTAAGAAACATGGTGGTAGTGTTAATGATACACAAATAATTTATGGAATTGTTGTCGACAAAGAAGTTGTTCATCCTGGGATGCCTAAGAGAGTAGAAAATGCAAAAATTGCATTGCTTGATGCTTCCTTAGAGGTAGAAAAGCCAGAATTAGATGCAGAAATCCGTATAAATGATCCTACGCAAATGAAGAAATTCTTAGAAGAAGAAGAAAATATACTGAAAGAAAAGGTAGATAAGATTGCAGCTACTGGTGCTAACGTTGTAATATGTCAGAAAGGTATTGATGAAGTTGCACAACACTATCTAGCTAAGAAAGGTATACTAGCAGTTAGAAGAGCTAAGAAGAGCGATTTAGAAAAATTAGCCAGAGCTACTGGAGGAAGAGTTATATCAAATATTGACGAATTGACTTCGCAAGACCTAGGCTACGCTGCATTAGTAGAGGAGAGAAAAGTAGGAGAGGATAAGATGGTTTTCGTAGAAGGTGCAAAGAATCCAAAATCCGTTAGCATACTAATAAGAGGCGGATTGGAAAGAGTAGTTGATGAAACGGAAAGAGCTCTGAGGGATGCTTTAGGTACTGTAGCTGATGTAATAAGAGATGGTAGAGCTGTAGCTGGTGGTGGAGCTGTAGAATTGGAAATTGCAAAAAGATTAAGGAAATATGCACCACAAATTGGAGGCAAAGAACAGCTAGCTATTGAAGCTTATGCATCAGCATTAGAAAACCTTGTAATGATATTAATTGAAAACGGTGGTTATGATCCTATTGATTTATTAGTAAAGTTAAGAAGTGCCCACGAGAATGAGGCAAACAAATGGTATGGTATTAATGTGTTTACTGGTCAAGTAGAGGACATGTGGAAACTTGGGGTAATAGAGCCTGCAGTAGTAAAGATGAATGCAATTAAAGCCGCAACCGAAGCTGCAACATTGATATTAAGAATTGATGATCTAATAGCCGCAGGAAAGAAGTCAGAAAGCAAAGGCGGAGAATCTAAGAGTGAAGAAAAGAAAGAAGAAGATTAA
- a CDS encoding TFIIB-type zinc ribbon-containing protein, translating to MKCPYCESENLIWDYKNGNLVCTNCGSVIDKIYYEDSTNYEESVYFPETLYFDFFSKTKRIKEFKNKTLKGRRNKLQPTIIYNGSLIKETSLNAMKFLENNEKLLLLYDAIDILPRFHSKSIKYKLAIALYFYDKKEFNRLSRYLNISNKYMNKILSKIKINEKTKIQYILKNKIEK from the coding sequence ATGAAGTGTCCATATTGTGAAAGTGAGAATTTAATTTGGGATTATAAAAATGGCAATTTAGTTTGTACAAATTGCGGTTCAGTAATTGATAAGATATATTACGAAGATTCTACTAATTATGAGGAAAGTGTTTATTTTCCAGAAACTTTATATTTTGATTTTTTCTCTAAAACTAAAAGAATTAAGGAATTCAAGAATAAAACTCTTAAAGGTAGAAGAAATAAATTACAACCTACAATTATATATAACGGCTCATTAATTAAAGAGACTTCGTTGAATGCAATGAAATTTTTGGAAAATAACGAGAAATTATTATTATTATATGATGCTATTGATATTCTTCCACGATTTCATTCAAAAAGCATTAAATATAAATTGGCAATTGCGTTATATTTTTATGATAAAAAAGAATTTAACAGATTATCAAGATATTTAAATATTAGCAATAAATATATGAATAAAATATTATCTAAAATAAAAATTAATGAAAAAACTAAAATACAATATATTTTAAAAAATAAAATAGAAAAGTGA
- a CDS encoding ATP-binding protein has protein sequence MLKSIITNSIYEIEIENQKYYFVGFRIIGKENNEGKIDYNSELQLAIDTIRRNKERNLKIAIVTLLDPSPGSAIIFYTKKDNNYENFKNEIILTKNMIESIAPHITLEPVELKTDTVFPIPKVLGSVSYGGYVGQMKYDIKANRVIIGEYDIELGNIIDSTELPIGIRSNDVFRHIGIFGSTGSGKSNTAALIANELYKKGFDVIILDWHGEYRNLLPKFNLYNNKNYLVLNPIDIDDLTTMDITELIGDVLELTEPQKFILYLGLEALNQMKEFSFKSLLQIISANVPDNTYMQRDIKFALIRKIIMIFSGLGEKLISSESGYTYLDLGEKLRGGNIIDLSFIRNIKLRKLYGLMILKFLLEYVIETKNRDRKILIIIEEAQNYFSQLNTVINRALQEIRKFNVGLCIISQSPSNVDQEVIKNTSIKIIHSIKSNIDKKVIADSISLEKEEIQILDKLDVGEALLVAPNLRKETLIKVKKVS, from the coding sequence ATGCTTAAATCAATCATAACTAATTCCATTTATGAAATAGAAATAGAGAACCAAAAATACTACTTTGTAGGGTTCAGAATAATAGGAAAAGAAAATAACGAGGGAAAGATAGATTATAACTCTGAGCTTCAGCTAGCTATTGATACAATTAGAAGAAATAAGGAGAGGAATTTAAAAATAGCTATAGTTACTCTTTTAGATCCATCGCCCGGAAGTGCAATTATATTTTATACTAAAAAAGATAATAATTATGAAAATTTTAAAAATGAAATTATATTAACTAAAAATATGATTGAAAGTATTGCACCTCATATCACATTAGAACCCGTAGAACTAAAGACCGATACTGTATTTCCAATACCTAAAGTCTTAGGAAGTGTCTCATATGGCGGATATGTGGGTCAAATGAAATATGATATAAAAGCTAACCGCGTAATTATTGGAGAATATGACATAGAACTAGGTAATATAATAGATTCTACTGAATTACCCATAGGGATAAGATCAAATGATGTTTTTAGGCATATAGGAATTTTTGGATCTACGGGAAGCGGCAAGTCAAATACAGCTGCACTAATTGCTAATGAACTTTATAAAAAAGGATTTGATGTAATTATATTAGACTGGCATGGGGAATATAGGAATTTACTTCCTAAATTTAATTTGTATAATAATAAGAATTATCTAGTTCTAAATCCTATTGATATAGATGATTTAACAACTATGGATATAACAGAATTAATTGGTGATGTTCTAGAACTTACTGAACCACAAAAGTTTATACTTTACTTGGGTCTAGAAGCTTTAAATCAGATGAAGGAATTTAGTTTTAAATCACTTTTGCAAATAATATCTGCAAATGTGCCAGATAATACCTATATGCAGAGAGATATTAAATTCGCTCTGATTAGAAAGATAATAATGATATTTTCTGGGTTAGGTGAAAAGCTCATATCATCGGAGAGTGGTTACACTTACTTAGATTTAGGTGAAAAATTAAGAGGAGGAAACATAATTGATTTAAGCTTTATTAGAAATATAAAGCTTAGAAAATTATACGGCCTAATGATATTAAAGTTTTTATTAGAATACGTAATAGAAACCAAGAATAGAGACAGAAAAATACTTATTATAATTGAGGAAGCTCAAAACTATTTTAGCCAATTGAATACTGTAATAAATAGAGCATTGCAAGAAATTAGAAAGTTTAATGTAGGATTATGTATAATATCTCAGAGTCCTTCTAATGTAGATCAAGAAGTTATTAAGAATACAAGTATAAAGATAATTCACTCTATTAAATCCAACATAGATAAAAAAGTTATTGCTGACTCAATATCACTAGAAAAAGAAGAGATACAAATATTAGATAAACTTGATGTAGGAGAAGCCTTATTGGTTGCACCAAATTTAAGAAAAGAAACTCTAATAAAAGTAAAAAAAGTGAGTTAA